Proteins from a single region of Chryseobacterium sp. T16E-39:
- a CDS encoding IMPACT family protein, whose protein sequence is MHEYKTIENPIENTLIKEKGSKFIGFAYPVNNDNELKNALEKVRTEHPKATHHCYAFRMGLNGENYRANDDGEPSGSAGLPIYNQLLAHEITNVLVIVVRYYGGTKLGVSGLVKAYKESAKFTLEEAHIITRELETEVEIQFNFNQQNTIFTLLSKFDAKVLNFDADDNCILTASLKTAQKENISDKLSEMQYVSFEFKD, encoded by the coding sequence ATGCACGAGTATAAAACAATCGAAAACCCTATTGAAAATACATTAATAAAGGAGAAAGGAAGCAAGTTTATAGGATTTGCTTATCCTGTTAATAATGACAATGAACTTAAAAATGCTCTGGAAAAAGTAAGAACTGAGCATCCAAAAGCCACGCATCATTGTTACGCTTTCAGAATGGGATTAAACGGTGAAAATTACCGTGCAAATGATGATGGTGAACCTTCAGGCAGTGCTGGCCTGCCCATCTACAATCAGTTGCTTGCTCATGAAATAACAAACGTCCTGGTTATTGTTGTCCGTTATTATGGAGGGACTAAACTGGGCGTTTCGGGTTTGGTAAAAGCATACAAAGAATCTGCAAAATTCACATTGGAAGAAGCCCACATTATTACCAGAGAACTGGAAACAGAAGTTGAAATTCAATTTAACTTTAACCAGCAGAACACTATCTTTACCCTGTTATCAAAGTTTGATGCAAAAGTCTTGAATTTCGATGCGGATGACAACTGCATTCTTACCGCTTCCTTAAAGACAGCACAAAAAGAAAACATCTCCGATAAACTATCAGAGATGCAATATGTTTCTTTTGAATTTAAAGATTAA
- the nuoE gene encoding complex I 24 kDa subunit family protein, translated as MSETIAFKPESLAQVHKIIARYPEGRQKSALLPVLHLAQKEFGGWLDVPVMDYVAELLSITPIEVYEVATFYTMFNMKPVGKYVLEVCRTGPCMVCGSEKILNHIRTKLNIKDGQTTEDGMFTLKPAECLGACGYAPMMQLGKFFHENLTIEKVDEILDLCREGQIALD; from the coding sequence GTGAGCGAAACAATAGCTTTTAAACCGGAAAGTTTAGCACAGGTACATAAAATTATCGCAAGATATCCTGAAGGAAGACAAAAGTCTGCTCTTCTTCCTGTTCTTCATTTAGCACAAAAAGAATTTGGAGGATGGCTGGATGTTCCGGTAATGGATTATGTTGCAGAATTATTGAGTATTACGCCAATTGAAGTATACGAAGTAGCTACTTTCTATACCATGTTCAATATGAAACCGGTTGGTAAATATGTTTTAGAAGTGTGCAGAACGGGACCATGTATGGTTTGCGGAAGCGAAAAGATTCTAAATCATATCAGAACGAAACTGAACATTAAAGATGGACAGACTACTGAAGACGGTATGTTCACATTAAAGCCTGCTGAATGTCTTGGTGCTTGTGGATATGCACCGATGATGCAGTTAGGAAAATTCTTTCATGAAAATTTAACGATAGAAAAAGTAGACGAAATCCTTGATCTTTGCAGAGAGGGCCAGATTGCTTTAGATTAA
- a CDS encoding bacteriocin-like protein yields the protein MKNLKKITRINLKSITGGARVACILPNGQTTTCKDHCPADFCGPNTNMCLLPMDLCD from the coding sequence ATGAAAAATCTTAAAAAAATCACCAGAATCAATTTGAAAAGTATTACTGGAGGAGCACGGGTAGCATGCATTTTACCAAACGGACAAACGACTACTTGTAAAGATCACTGTCCAGCAGATTTTTGTGGTCCAAATACCAATATGTGCCTACTCCCAATGGATTTATGTGACTAA
- the nuoD gene encoding NADH dehydrogenase (quinone) subunit D translates to MKDNSLSNILNQYESKEQIDGQLYTLNLGPTHPATHGIFQNVLTMDGERILHAEQTVGYIHRAFEKISERRNYTQITTLTDRMNYCSAPINNLGWHMTVEKLIGIEVPKRVDYIRVILMELARIGDHLICNGVTGMDAGAITGLTYMFIERERIYDIYEQICGARMTTNMGRIGGFERDLTPKCHELIKDFLKTFPKKFAEFGQLLERNRIFMDRTIGAGAISAERALSYGFTGPNLRAAGIDYDVRVAQPYSSYQDFDFIIPVGTAGDTYDRFMVRQQEIWESIKIIEQAYSNLPEGDFHADVPDFYLPEKADVYNKMEALIYHFKIVMGETEIPKGEVYHAVEGGNGELGFYLVSDGGRSPYRLHFRRPCFIYYQAYPEMITGAVISDAIVTMCSMNIIAGELDA, encoded by the coding sequence ATGAAAGATAACTCATTATCTAATATACTTAACCAATACGAAAGTAAGGAACAGATTGACGGACAATTATACACCCTCAATTTAGGTCCAACTCACCCTGCAACTCACGGGATTTTCCAGAATGTCCTAACGATGGATGGAGAAAGAATTCTTCATGCAGAGCAAACAGTAGGATACATTCACAGAGCATTTGAAAAAATTTCTGAAAGAAGAAACTATACTCAGATCACTACCCTTACCGATCGTATGAACTACTGTTCTGCCCCGATCAACAATCTGGGATGGCACATGACGGTTGAGAAGCTTATAGGGATTGAGGTTCCTAAACGTGTAGATTATATTCGTGTAATCCTAATGGAGCTGGCAAGAATCGGAGATCACCTGATCTGTAATGGAGTAACAGGAATGGATGCCGGAGCGATTACAGGTCTTACGTATATGTTTATTGAAAGAGAGCGTATCTATGATATTTATGAGCAGATCTGTGGAGCAAGGATGACGACCAATATGGGAAGAATCGGAGGTTTTGAAAGAGATCTGACCCCAAAGTGTCATGAATTAATCAAAGACTTCTTAAAAACTTTCCCTAAAAAGTTTGCTGAATTTGGCCAACTTCTGGAAAGAAACAGAATTTTTATGGACAGAACCATTGGTGCAGGAGCCATTTCTGCGGAAAGAGCATTAAGCTATGGTTTTACAGGTCCTAATTTACGTGCAGCGGGTATAGATTATGATGTAAGAGTTGCACAACCTTATTCTTCTTATCAGGATTTCGACTTCATTATTCCAGTGGGAACAGCAGGTGACACTTACGACCGTTTCATGGTTCGTCAACAGGAAATCTGGGAATCAATTAAAATAATCGAACAGGCATACAGCAATCTTCCGGAAGGAGATTTCCATGCTGATGTACCTGATTTCTATCTTCCGGAGAAGGCAGATGTTTATAATAAAATGGAAGCTTTGATCTACCACTTCAAAATTGTAATGGGAGAAACTGAAATTCCTAAAGGAGAAGTATACCATGCAGTAGAAGGAGGAAATGGAGAATTAGGATTCTATTTAGTGAGTGATGGAGGAAGAAGTCCTTACAGACTGCACTTCAGAAGACCATGTTTTATCTACTACCAGGCATATCCGGAAATGATTACAGGTGCTGTAATATCTGATGCGATTGTAACAATGTGTAGTATGAATATTATTGCGGGAGAATTAGACGCATAA
- a CDS encoding bacteriocin-like protein: MKNLKKVTRQNLKKVTGGVHAQCCTYYPPSLQAKCCTNSQDMNCPPAWVEGSFPEAC; the protein is encoded by the coding sequence ATGAAAAATCTTAAAAAAGTGACACGTCAGAATTTAAAAAAAGTAACCGGAGGAGTGCACGCTCAATGCTGCACCTATTACCCACCATCATTACAGGCAAAATGTTGTACAAACTCACAGGACATGAACTGTCCACCAGCCTGGGTTGAGGGTAGTTTCCCTGAAGCATGTTAA
- a CDS encoding DUF349 domain-containing protein has translation MTTENNLSENEENKNSIEVPQEETLENAVPQDENQHEDVEHLEEHADADISLADALKEMEKIINAPNAGEDNRRFNQLKEKASHYIHDEVEDKKHDYVEAGNPAENFSYEHPSQSKLSALVNIFREKHDNFQKGQEQEQKKNLEHRQSIIERLKNLYTNSEPNTNLFKSIREIKEDWSNAGQVAKSEFKILNNNYFHHLNQFYQMLDLNKEFLEQEYGHNLEKRQHIIARAKELENEPVIQKALNELQYLHKLWKEEAEPVAEEFREKTWEEFKEISNKIHERKSELSAAIESEQTENLEKKNKVIEEIKKLSEPSETPNHNYWQNAIKRVEDLRSDFLKTGSVPRKLSNQNWNDFKTTLRNFNTTKNNYYKSLKGSQQTNLEEKLKLIQTAQDNMNNEEWDIAVPLFKKLQEDWKKIGHVPKSMTNKIWDEFRDACNTFFNNYREKSNASTDNWKENYKQKKELLEELKTISNDEGSIEKIETIKTSWNNIGKVPRDKISINSEFNKTLREKLKLNKINELELKEDGLSENQLTDKARKMKSQISDLESEIVKLENNLAFFNKPSRDNPLLTDTFNTIDEKKAHLETLKQNLHNIIVGD, from the coding sequence ATGACAACAGAAAATAATCTTTCTGAAAACGAAGAAAATAAAAATTCGATCGAAGTACCTCAAGAAGAAACCTTGGAAAACGCTGTACCTCAGGATGAAAATCAGCATGAAGATGTTGAGCACCTTGAAGAGCATGCGGATGCCGATATTTCCCTTGCTGATGCATTGAAAGAAATGGAAAAAATCATCAACGCTCCCAACGCAGGCGAAGATAACAGAAGATTCAATCAATTAAAAGAAAAAGCAAGTCATTACATCCACGACGAAGTAGAGGACAAAAAGCATGATTATGTAGAAGCAGGAAACCCAGCTGAAAACTTCAGCTATGAACACCCTTCACAATCAAAACTTTCGGCTTTAGTTAATATTTTCAGAGAAAAGCATGACAACTTCCAGAAAGGACAGGAACAGGAGCAAAAGAAAAATCTGGAACACCGTCAGAGCATTATTGAAAGACTTAAAAATCTATATACCAATTCAGAGCCCAATACTAATTTATTCAAATCTATCCGTGAGATAAAAGAAGACTGGTCTAACGCAGGGCAAGTTGCAAAATCTGAATTTAAAATTCTTAACAATAATTATTTCCACCATTTGAATCAGTTTTATCAAATGCTGGATCTGAATAAAGAATTTCTGGAGCAGGAATATGGTCATAATCTTGAAAAAAGACAACACATCATTGCCCGTGCAAAAGAACTTGAAAATGAACCCGTGATCCAAAAGGCGTTGAATGAACTTCAATACCTTCATAAACTTTGGAAAGAGGAAGCTGAACCTGTAGCTGAAGAATTCCGTGAAAAAACATGGGAAGAATTTAAAGAGATCTCTAATAAAATTCACGAAAGAAAATCAGAACTTTCTGCTGCTATTGAATCCGAGCAAACTGAAAACCTTGAAAAGAAAAACAAGGTTATTGAAGAAATTAAAAAACTCTCAGAACCTTCAGAAACACCTAACCACAACTATTGGCAAAATGCGATTAAAAGAGTTGAGGATTTACGTTCTGATTTTTTAAAAACCGGTAGTGTTCCAAGAAAACTATCCAATCAAAACTGGAATGATTTCAAAACGACACTCCGAAACTTTAATACAACAAAAAACAATTATTACAAGTCCTTAAAAGGCTCTCAGCAAACCAATTTAGAAGAAAAACTAAAATTGATTCAAACGGCTCAGGACAATATGAATAACGAAGAATGGGATATTGCCGTTCCATTGTTCAAAAAGCTTCAGGAAGACTGGAAAAAAATTGGCCATGTACCAAAAAGCATGACCAATAAAATATGGGATGAATTCCGTGATGCCTGCAACACGTTCTTCAATAACTACAGAGAAAAAAGTAATGCTTCCACCGATAACTGGAAAGAAAATTACAAACAGAAAAAAGAACTTCTTGAAGAACTGAAAACTATTTCTAACGATGAAGGAAGTATAGAGAAAATTGAAACCATAAAAACATCGTGGAATAATATTGGTAAAGTTCCTAGAGATAAAATCTCGATCAACTCCGAGTTCAATAAAACTTTAAGAGAAAAATTAAAGCTGAATAAGATCAACGAACTTGAATTGAAAGAAGATGGCCTTTCTGAAAACCAATTGACAGATAAAGCAAGAAAAATGAAGAGTCAGATTTCTGATCTTGAATCTGAAATTGTAAAATTAGAAAACAACCTCGCATTCTTCAATAAGCCTTCAAGAGATAATCCTTTATTAACAGATACTTTCAATACGATTGATGAAAAGAAAGCACATCTGGAAACTTTAAAACAAAATCTTCACAATATTATTGTAGGAGACTAA
- a CDS encoding T9SS type A sorting domain-containing protein, translated as MNLLLKTILLGAFFILIKIDSQEFYVSTTLNFTSNVNKVYKLNVANTNEIEETFCPPTNPANEVYTDIAIDASNNLYYVTTSGSLYRKKSSNDTCEFLGDFTNPYGSIRALTSDSGPYLYAVGSPAKLYKYEISTGTFSYMGDLPSGQYVAGDLFFYDRRLFVTTLTGILEINMNTPSASCPFINFGTLSNLYSAFSIHYGSYSKVYVIGSSGYNSTLHELDMITKQVGPPIRTYNYQINGAASYYDLTGIESTCIPTLGVQEANTTGIYFNVVNPTKTNIICKTNIERQQITSIQMFDSSGKLIKDFSKQNSIEKLDVSDITHGQYLLIVTTKNGEKYTKKIIISL; from the coding sequence ATGAACTTATTATTAAAAACTATCCTTTTAGGAGCTTTTTTTATTTTAATAAAAATAGATTCCCAGGAATTTTATGTAAGCACTACTTTAAACTTCACCAGTAACGTAAATAAGGTATATAAGCTTAACGTTGCAAATACAAATGAAATAGAAGAAACTTTCTGCCCGCCTACGAATCCCGCAAACGAAGTGTATACAGATATTGCCATAGACGCTTCCAACAATCTGTATTATGTAACTACTTCAGGATCATTATACAGAAAAAAAAGCTCTAACGACACCTGCGAATTCCTTGGTGATTTCACTAATCCATACGGCTCAATTAGAGCTTTAACTTCCGATTCCGGACCCTATTTATACGCAGTAGGATCTCCGGCCAAGCTTTACAAATATGAAATTAGTACCGGAACGTTTTCGTATATGGGCGATCTGCCGTCCGGACAATACGTAGCAGGAGATCTCTTTTTTTATGACAGGAGGCTTTTCGTAACTACGTTAACGGGGATACTTGAAATCAATATGAATACCCCTTCGGCAAGCTGCCCGTTTATCAATTTCGGTACCTTATCAAACCTATACTCAGCTTTTTCAATACATTATGGAAGCTATTCCAAAGTATATGTTATAGGCTCTTCAGGATATAACTCTACCCTACATGAACTGGACATGATCACTAAACAAGTTGGACCACCAATCAGAACATACAATTATCAGATTAACGGTGCAGCATCCTATTATGACTTAACGGGTATAGAATCGACATGTATACCAACTTTGGGAGTTCAGGAAGCCAATACTACAGGTATCTATTTCAATGTGGTTAATCCAACCAAAACCAATATTATTTGCAAAACTAATATTGAAAGGCAACAAATCACGTCCATACAAATGTTTGATAGTTCCGGAAAGCTTATTAAAGATTTTTCAAAACAGAACAGCATTGAAAAATTAGATGTCTCTGATATAACACATGGACAATATCTTTTGATAGTGACTACAAAAAATGGTGAAAAATACACTAAAAAAATAATAATCAGTCTCTAA
- the ribD gene encoding bifunctional diaminohydroxyphosphoribosylaminopyrimidine deaminase/5-amino-6-(5-phosphoribosylamino)uracil reductase RibD — protein MQDELYLQRCIELAQKALGRTYPNPLVGSVIVYKDEIIGEGYHHKAGEPHAEINAINSVIDKDLIPESTIYVSLEPCAHYGKTPPCALKIKELGFKKVVIGAMDSHDKVNGKGKKIIQDAGIEVISGILEKECIALNKRFFTYHEKKRPYIILKWAESADGFLDKDFKPVSISNSLVNQFVHQLRADEHAILVGTQTALNDNPSLTVRNVEGINPVRILIDFDLKVPIDFKIYNNEAKTLVFNSIKEEEKDHIHWIKIEKDNFIPTLMSALYKEQIQSVIIEGGSFTLQQFINAGLWDEAIVIKNENLKLDSGTKAPHLDSKPFKNQTVRDNTLSFYSSDNS, from the coding sequence ATGCAGGACGAACTATATTTACAAAGATGTATTGAACTGGCCCAAAAAGCTTTGGGCAGAACCTATCCCAATCCTTTAGTAGGAAGTGTTATTGTTTACAAAGATGAAATCATTGGGGAAGGATATCATCACAAGGCCGGTGAACCTCATGCTGAGATCAATGCCATCAATTCTGTAATCGACAAAGATCTTATTCCTGAATCTACCATCTATGTATCTCTTGAACCATGCGCGCATTATGGAAAAACACCTCCATGCGCCTTAAAGATCAAAGAACTTGGATTCAAAAAAGTTGTAATCGGAGCTATGGACTCCCATGACAAGGTGAATGGTAAGGGTAAAAAGATTATTCAGGATGCAGGAATAGAAGTAATTTCTGGTATCCTGGAAAAAGAATGTATTGCACTCAATAAAAGATTTTTCACCTATCACGAAAAGAAAAGACCTTATATTATTCTAAAATGGGCGGAATCTGCAGATGGATTCTTAGATAAGGATTTTAAACCGGTATCCATTTCAAATTCGCTCGTCAATCAGTTTGTCCATCAATTACGAGCCGACGAACATGCTATTTTAGTAGGAACCCAAACTGCACTTAATGACAATCCTAGCTTAACGGTCAGAAATGTTGAGGGTATCAACCCTGTAAGAATTTTAATTGATTTTGATTTAAAGGTTCCCATTGATTTTAAGATCTATAATAATGAAGCAAAAACATTAGTTTTTAACTCCATCAAAGAAGAAGAAAAAGATCATATCCACTGGATCAAAATTGAAAAAGATAATTTTATCCCTACTCTAATGAGCGCTTTATATAAAGAACAGATCCAATCTGTTATTATAGAAGGAGGAAGCTTTACCTTACAGCAATTTATTAATGCCGGCCTTTGGGATGAAGCGATCGTTATTAAAAATGAGAATCTAAAGCTTGATAGTGGAACAAAAGCACCTCACTTAGATTCAAAACCATTTAAAAATCAAACAGTAAGAGATAACACATTGTCATTTTACTCTTCTGACAATTCTTAA
- a CDS encoding NADH-quinone oxidoreductase subunit B — translation MSDQKPVIRTDAPAPEGFEGEGFFATKLSSVIGMARKFSLWPLPFATSCCGIEFMATLNPTYDASRFGMERNSFSPRQADMLMVCGTISKKLGPVLKEVYTQMAEPKWVVAVGACASSGGIFDTYSVLQGIDKIIPVDVYVPGCPPRPEQIIEGVMQVQALAESESIRRRDMPEYQNLLDSYNISN, via the coding sequence ATGTCAGATCAAAAACCAGTAATAAGAACAGATGCACCTGCTCCGGAAGGATTTGAAGGAGAAGGATTTTTCGCAACAAAATTGAGCAGTGTAATCGGGATGGCAAGAAAGTTTTCTCTCTGGCCGTTACCATTTGCAACCTCTTGTTGTGGTATCGAGTTTATGGCTACCCTAAACCCTACTTATGATGCTTCAAGATTTGGTATGGAAAGAAACTCTTTCTCACCAAGACAGGCAGACATGTTGATGGTTTGTGGAACTATATCGAAGAAATTAGGCCCTGTCCTAAAAGAAGTATACACCCAGATGGCAGAGCCAAAATGGGTGGTTGCAGTAGGAGCTTGTGCTTCTAGTGGTGGTATTTTCGACACTTACTCTGTTTTACAGGGAATAGATAAAATCATTCCTGTAGACGTATATGTTCCTGGATGTCCACCAAGACCAGAGCAGATCATTGAAGGAGTAATGCAGGTTCAGGCTCTTGCAGAAAGCGAAAGCATCAGAAGAAGAGATATGCCTGAATATCAGAATTTATTAGATTCTTACAACATAAGCAACTAA
- a CDS encoding NADH-quinone oxidoreductase subunit C: MTNEFVLEAITREFPDTVLSSSEPYGMLTVEVKKEDIKKVIHYLKDSSLEINFLTDICGIHYPEFPEKEIGVVYHLHNMMTNFRIRLKVFMSRENIEVDSLTELYAGANWMERETFDFFGIKFKGHPDLRAILNMEDLGYHPMLKEYRLEDGTRTDKNDSMFGR; the protein is encoded by the coding sequence ATGACGAACGAATTTGTATTAGAAGCAATAACAAGAGAATTTCCGGATACTGTACTTTCCAGTTCGGAACCTTATGGAATGCTGACCGTTGAAGTGAAAAAAGAAGATATTAAAAAAGTAATCCATTACCTTAAGGATTCGTCTTTAGAAATTAACTTCCTTACAGATATCTGTGGAATACATTATCCTGAATTCCCTGAAAAAGAAATCGGAGTAGTTTATCATTTGCATAATATGATGACCAATTTCAGAATTCGTCTTAAGGTATTCATGTCCAGAGAAAATATAGAGGTAGATTCTCTTACAGAATTATATGCCGGGGCTAACTGGATGGAAAGAGAGACTTTTGATTTCTTTGGAATTAAATTTAAAGGACATCCGGATTTAAGAGCAATCTTGAATATGGAGGATCTGGGTTATCACCCAATGTTGAAAGAATATCGTCTTGAAGATGGTACCAGAACTGACAAGAACGATAGCATGTTCGGAAGATAA
- a CDS encoding zinc metallopeptidase: protein MIGYYVIIGITMLVSWYVSSKLKSKFEYYSNVHLRNGLSGKEVAEKMLRDNGINDVQVISVPGQLTDHYNPGDKTVNLSEGVYMQRNAAAAAVAAHECGHAVQHAVGYSMLQLRSKLVPIVNISSNLMQFVIMAGIAVMVASRSIENPNGNTTVLAIGVALFAVTTLFAFVTLPVEYDASNRAMKWLKDTGTVTAEEYVGVQDSLKWAARTYVVAAIGSLVQLLYWVSLLMGGRRN, encoded by the coding sequence ATGATTGGTTATTATGTAATTATTGGGATTACAATGCTGGTGAGCTGGTATGTTTCATCAAAATTGAAATCTAAATTTGAGTATTATTCCAATGTGCACCTTCGAAATGGCCTATCTGGGAAAGAAGTGGCCGAAAAAATGCTAAGAGATAACGGAATTAATGATGTTCAGGTAATTTCAGTTCCTGGACAATTAACAGATCACTATAATCCAGGAGATAAAACGGTTAACCTTTCAGAAGGGGTGTACATGCAGAGGAATGCAGCCGCAGCAGCGGTAGCAGCTCACGAATGTGGTCATGCGGTACAGCATGCAGTAGGATATTCGATGCTGCAATTGAGGTCAAAATTAGTGCCCATTGTTAATATAAGCTCTAATTTGATGCAGTTTGTTATTATGGCTGGTATTGCTGTAATGGTTGCCAGTAGAAGTATTGAAAACCCTAACGGGAATACAACGGTATTAGCTATAGGGGTAGCCTTGTTTGCAGTTACTACTCTTTTCGCATTTGTAACTCTTCCTGTGGAATATGATGCAAGTAACAGGGCGATGAAGTGGCTAAAAGACACCGGAACAGTAACAGCCGAAGAGTATGTAGGTGTACAGGATAGTTTAAAATGGGCTGCAAGAACATATGTTGTGGCGGCGATTGGATCTTTAGTTCAACTTCTCTATTGGGTATCCTTATTGATGGGGGGACGAAGAAATTAA
- a CDS encoding NADH-quinone oxidoreductase subunit A, with translation MNLPESYIPILIQAGVAIGFVAVSLLGAHFLGPRQKKGNSVKNQSWECGIPVEGNARTPFSIKYFLTAVLFVLFDIEIVFFYPYAVNFREFGFEGFLAVLTFVAIFFVGFIYVWKRGALDWDK, from the coding sequence ATGAATTTACCTGAAAGTTATATTCCGATCCTTATCCAAGCCGGTGTTGCAATTGGTTTTGTGGCTGTTTCTTTGCTTGGAGCGCATTTCTTAGGACCTCGTCAGAAGAAAGGAAATTCTGTAAAAAATCAAAGCTGGGAATGTGGTATACCTGTAGAAGGTAATGCCAGAACACCTTTTTCTATTAAGTATTTCCTTACCGCTGTATTGTTTGTTCTATTCGATATTGAAATCGTATTTTTTTATCCGTATGCTGTTAACTTCAGAGAATTCGGATTTGAAGGATTTCTAGCGGTACTTACATTTGTAGCTATTTTCTTTGTAGGATTTATCTATGTGTGGAAACGTGGCGCATTAGATTGGGATAAATAA
- a CDS encoding GTP cyclohydrolase, with product MSKVSILEVKTQNDLKQFVKFPMDLYKNNPYYVPSFIKDEFKIWNAIENPALNYSESKQYLAFKDQKVVGRIAVIINHKEEKELGIKKVRFGWIDFIDDKEVSKALIQKVIDYAKEHTIDMIEGPMGFTNLDKAGMLTMGFDKLATMIGIYNHEYYPKHLEALGMVKEKEWVEYEMNFPKVLPEKVEKFSGLIAQKYKLKVLNFKSKEEILPFVEPMFKLLDETYKHLSTYTPISDEQIKTYREKYFPFIDKNYVICVVDENNQLVSFAITMPSYSKALQKSKGKLFPFGWWHFLQAGKKNDRANFYLIGIHPEYQRRGVTAIIFKEIFVRFTSMGIEFAETNPELEENKSVQVLWQDYNPVNHKRRRTYSLMVNG from the coding sequence ATGTCAAAAGTTTCAATTCTAGAAGTAAAAACCCAGAACGATTTAAAACAGTTTGTAAAATTCCCGATGGATTTATACAAAAACAATCCGTATTACGTTCCGTCTTTCATAAAAGATGAATTTAAAATCTGGAATGCTATAGAAAACCCGGCACTTAACTATTCAGAATCAAAACAGTACCTTGCCTTTAAAGACCAAAAAGTAGTTGGAAGAATTGCGGTAATTATTAATCACAAAGAAGAAAAAGAACTTGGCATAAAGAAAGTAAGATTTGGCTGGATAGATTTCATTGATGACAAAGAAGTTTCTAAGGCACTTATTCAAAAAGTGATTGATTATGCCAAGGAACATACAATTGATATGATTGAAGGGCCAATGGGCTTCACAAATCTCGACAAAGCAGGAATGCTGACCATGGGATTTGACAAACTGGCAACAATGATAGGGATCTACAATCACGAATACTATCCAAAACATCTTGAAGCACTGGGAATGGTCAAAGAAAAGGAATGGGTAGAATACGAAATGAACTTCCCAAAAGTTTTACCCGAAAAAGTGGAAAAATTCAGTGGGTTGATTGCACAGAAATACAAACTTAAGGTCCTTAATTTCAAATCTAAAGAAGAGATTCTTCCTTTTGTAGAACCTATGTTCAAATTACTGGACGAAACCTACAAACACCTGTCTACATACACACCTATTTCTGATGAACAAATAAAAACATACAGGGAAAAATACTTTCCTTTTATAGATAAAAATTATGTAATCTGCGTTGTTGATGAAAATAACCAACTTGTATCATTCGCTATTACCATGCCATCTTATTCAAAAGCTTTACAAAAATCAAAAGGTAAACTTTTCCCATTTGGATGGTGGCATTTTTTACAAGCTGGCAAGAAGAATGACCGCGCTAATTTCTATCTTATCGGAATACATCCGGAGTATCAGCGAAGAGGTGTTACCGCAATTATTTTTAAAGAAATTTTTGTCCGTTTTACCAGTATGGGAATTGAATTCGCTGAAACCAATCCTGAATTAGAGGAAAATAAAAGCGTACAGGTTCTTTGGCAGGATTATAACCCCGTGAATCATAAAAGAAGGAGGACGTATTCTTTAATGGTAAATGGCTAA